In Candidatus Eremiobacterota bacterium, one DNA window encodes the following:
- a CDS encoding PH domain-containing protein, with amino-acid sequence MPYPKDLLSDDERVILDLRPHWISVIPALLWAAGIAGLAAASLMMGGIAIPPLAIAIVVIALIAIFLLAGIPLLRWHHTQFVLTSERLITREGVLARKAREIPLNRINDVTFTQSFLERLVGSGNLTIESAGEQGINRLVFIRQPEQVQHEIYKAMEHVEKSAGTGEAPEDIPTQIEKLAALRDKGIVTPEEFEKKKKELLERM; translated from the coding sequence ATGCCTTACCCCAAAGACCTTCTCTCCGATGATGAGCGTGTAATTCTGGACCTCCGGCCTCACTGGATCTCGGTGATTCCCGCCCTTCTATGGGCAGCGGGGATTGCCGGCCTCGCTGCAGCTTCCCTGATGATGGGAGGGATTGCCATCCCGCCGCTTGCCATAGCCATTGTGGTGATAGCCCTCATTGCCATATTTCTGCTTGCAGGCATCCCGCTGCTGCGGTGGCACCATACGCAGTTCGTGCTCACCAGCGAGCGGCTCATCACAAGGGAAGGCGTGCTTGCCAGAAAAGCCCGGGAGATCCCTCTCAACCGCATCAATGACGTGACCTTCACGCAGTCATTCCTGGAGCGCCTTGTCGGCTCGGGAAACCTCACCATTGAGTCGGCAGGAGAGCAGGGTATAAACCGCCTTGTCTTTATCCGCCAGCCGGAGCAGGTGCAGCATGAGATTTACAAGGCTATGGAACACGTTGAAAAATCAGCCGGCACCGGGGAGGCTCCCGAGGATATCCCCACGCAGATAGAGAAGCTTGCGGCGCTGAGGGACAAAGGGATAGTGACCCCCGAGGAGTTTGAGAAGAAAAAGAAAGAGCTCCTCGAGAGAATGTGA